In Desulfomonile tiedjei DSM 6799, a genomic segment contains:
- the panD gene encoding aspartate 1-decarboxylase, with protein sequence MMRTMLKSKIHRATVTGACIDYEGSVTVDSNLLEAADIYEYEQVHIYNVSNGERFITYAIPGTAGGGEICLNGAAARKVSVNDIVIICSYAQMDAHESKGHKSRNIYVDAKNHIKY encoded by the coding sequence ATGATGCGGACTATGCTCAAATCGAAAATCCACCGTGCAACGGTCACGGGGGCTTGCATCGATTATGAAGGAAGTGTCACCGTAGATAGCAACCTGCTTGAAGCAGCGGATATATACGAATACGAACAAGTGCATATCTATAACGTGTCAAATGGTGAACGATTCATAACCTACGCCATTCCGGGTACCGCCGGTGGAGGCGAAATTTGCCTGAACGGAGCGGCAGCTCGAAAAGTATCCGTGAATGATATCGTGATTATCTGTTCGTACGCTCAAATGGACGCTCACGAGAGTAAAGGGCATAAGAGCCGCAATATTTATGTGGATGCAAAGAACCATATCAAGTATTGA
- the bcp gene encoding thioredoxin-dependent thiol peroxidase: MTLKVGDKAPAFKLQDQDGRAVSLADYKGKKLLLYFYPKADTSGCTKQACSIRDAEPDLSQAGIAAVGISPDKPDKQKKFDTKYGLGFPLLSDEDNAVAKKYGVWGEKKMYGKTYEGIIRSSFLIDEAGKIVHAWYKVSPADTVPNVKKALG; encoded by the coding sequence ATGACGCTTAAAGTTGGAGACAAAGCGCCTGCGTTCAAGTTGCAGGATCAGGATGGGAGGGCCGTGAGTCTTGCCGATTACAAGGGCAAGAAGTTGTTATTATATTTTTATCCCAAGGCGGACACCTCGGGTTGCACGAAGCAGGCATGCAGCATCCGGGATGCGGAGCCTGACTTGAGTCAGGCGGGTATTGCCGCTGTGGGTATCAGCCCGGACAAGCCGGACAAGCAGAAGAAGTTCGATACCAAGTATGGCCTGGGTTTTCCGCTCCTGTCTGATGAGGACAATGCCGTCGCCAAGAAGTACGGCGTTTGGGGTGAGAAAAAGATGTACGGCAAGACGTACGAAGGGATTATCAGATCGTCTTTCCTTATCGATGAAGCAGGTAAGATCGTGCACGCGTGGTACAAGGTGAGCCCGGCAGATACTGTGCCGAATGTGAAGAAGGCGCTGGGATAA
- a CDS encoding DUF362 domain-containing protein, translated as MKTFVSLRTCKNYEPESLNNVVETLLNDLGGISSFVKPGDRVLLKPNLLKSATPDEAIVTHPALVEAVAAAVLDVGASVSIGDSPPLGNLSRVLSKSGYDALLQRLPVKVAPFRQKISVEFTDDRLFRKIDLAQEVFEYDCVINLPKLKTHTQMVLTLGVKNLFGTLVGTDKASWHLRAGTDVDTFATVLVQIYEKVKPALTIIDGILAMEGNGPNSGTPRHLGIVGAATDAVALDSVICKLIGHDSTMLRTCVIGNALGAGTSDPEQITVVGDELRGFPLNNFKMPESATVTWNMSDRNPLRRFLQKHMVTVPEIDASICERCGICANHCPPAAIREIHGKMEINRDKCISCFCCHELCSHRAVRIVQPLLGKILTRVIR; from the coding sequence ATGAAAACTTTCGTTTCCTTAAGAACCTGCAAGAATTATGAGCCCGAATCGTTGAATAACGTTGTCGAGACGCTTCTGAACGATTTGGGAGGAATCTCTTCTTTTGTAAAACCCGGCGATAGAGTGCTGCTAAAGCCAAATCTCCTGAAATCGGCCACTCCGGATGAAGCTATCGTGACGCATCCCGCGCTCGTTGAAGCAGTGGCCGCCGCGGTTCTTGATGTCGGCGCTTCTGTGTCCATTGGAGACAGTCCTCCGCTGGGAAACCTGTCGCGAGTGCTTTCCAAGAGCGGATATGATGCGCTCCTGCAGAGGCTTCCCGTCAAAGTCGCACCGTTCCGGCAGAAAATCTCCGTGGAATTTACCGACGATCGGCTGTTTCGGAAGATCGATCTCGCACAGGAAGTATTTGAGTATGATTGCGTTATCAATCTCCCCAAGTTAAAGACTCACACGCAGATGGTGTTGACCCTTGGAGTAAAGAATCTGTTCGGTACGCTGGTGGGAACCGATAAAGCATCATGGCATCTCAGGGCGGGAACGGACGTCGACACCTTTGCCACTGTGCTGGTCCAGATCTATGAGAAAGTGAAGCCGGCCTTGACTATCATTGATGGCATTCTTGCTATGGAAGGTAACGGTCCGAATAGCGGCACCCCGCGTCACCTGGGAATTGTCGGAGCTGCAACCGACGCAGTTGCTCTGGATTCGGTTATCTGCAAGCTCATAGGGCACGATTCGACAATGTTGAGGACCTGTGTTATCGGAAATGCTCTTGGCGCGGGAACGTCCGACCCTGAACAAATAACTGTGGTTGGAGACGAACTGCGGGGATTTCCCCTGAATAATTTCAAGATGCCCGAATCTGCAACCGTCACCTGGAATATGTCCGACCGAAATCCTCTCAGGAGATTCCTGCAGAAGCACATGGTCACGGTTCCGGAAATAGACGCCTCGATTTGCGAAAGATGCGGCATCTGCGCGAACCATTGCCCGCCCGCAGCAATACGAGAGATTCACGGCAAAATGGAGATAAACCGCGACAAATGCATCTCCTGCTTCTGCTGCCACGAACTGTGCTCCCATCGGGCAGTTCGCATCGTACAGCCTCTGTTAGGCAAAATCCTGACCAGAGTTATCCGGTGA
- a CDS encoding L,D-transpeptidase family protein, which yields MQAKKNIPLVVLVVACLWTGVCGAEPLYPAALMNWMVEGTFHVLIVDKSQQRLGVWQIKDGEPLLLESYRCSTGENEGDKWVRGDMRTPEGVYFFCSVIDGRALPSKYGFWAFTTDYPNFVDRRRGKNGDGIWLHGRDKPLAEKPDSNGCVALENQDLAKVSRFVRLQSTPLIVVNQLVMAPRTTIIHQERQLRSFIESWRKSWESKDLDEYMAHYSPNFQSAWLDHKGWKEKKRKLNSRYSKIKVKLGNIYLYRQDGIITSIFTQSYSSDGFRSTGIKVLYIVPTGDRFSIYTEDYHQPVDDPFPVAPLLARIGVDAPTVASSEKSDFRIRLVSTDEPLQDQQGELETPRPSAPSRGVVLDRIAGKNVKDFAVPETETNARVGGPGCVPRLMVQRESSAPIAETANITMAKRVIVNEGPTEPIAQLHTEGTISAGLTAATRGPVAVVSKPETKWSESKAAGDGSSSARLQQNENVVQEFLNKWKSAWEQKNLDRYMKMYHPEFEQTGMDYAGLLKSKKSFFRKYKTIRVEIDRVEIRKENGRTHVKFVQTFQGDSYRDKGWKNMVLADDKDKKLRIVSEGWTALSESASDSGSKTSN from the coding sequence ATGCAGGCCAAAAAGAATATCCCCCTTGTGGTTCTCGTTGTCGCTTGTCTCTGGACCGGTGTCTGTGGCGCAGAACCCCTCTATCCCGCCGCTCTCATGAACTGGATGGTGGAAGGCACGTTTCATGTCCTTATTGTGGACAAATCGCAGCAACGTCTTGGGGTATGGCAGATAAAAGACGGAGAGCCTCTGTTGCTCGAGTCTTACCGCTGTTCCACTGGTGAAAACGAGGGAGACAAATGGGTCCGAGGAGACATGAGGACTCCCGAGGGAGTTTATTTTTTCTGTTCGGTGATCGACGGTCGGGCACTCCCCTCGAAATACGGTTTTTGGGCTTTTACAACAGATTACCCCAATTTTGTCGATCGCCGCAGAGGTAAGAACGGTGACGGCATCTGGCTCCACGGACGGGATAAGCCCCTTGCCGAAAAGCCGGATTCCAACGGATGTGTAGCTCTTGAGAATCAGGATCTGGCAAAGGTGTCGCGTTTTGTAAGGCTGCAAAGCACACCCTTGATCGTGGTGAACCAACTCGTTATGGCTCCCCGAACCACAATTATTCATCAGGAAAGGCAGCTTCGAAGCTTCATTGAGTCGTGGAGAAAGTCCTGGGAGTCCAAGGATCTGGACGAATACATGGCGCATTACTCACCCAATTTCCAAAGCGCATGGCTGGATCATAAAGGATGGAAAGAAAAGAAGCGGAAGCTGAACAGCCGTTATTCAAAGATAAAAGTGAAGCTGGGGAACATATACCTTTATCGTCAGGATGGTATTATTACCTCCATTTTTACCCAGTCCTACAGTTCCGACGGTTTCCGGAGCACGGGGATCAAGGTGCTCTACATTGTCCCCACGGGTGACCGATTCAGCATATACACCGAGGACTATCACCAACCTGTTGACGATCCTTTTCCGGTGGCCCCTTTGCTTGCCAGAATCGGTGTGGATGCCCCCACTGTCGCTTCCTCGGAAAAATCGGATTTCAGAATTCGTCTTGTGTCCACGGACGAGCCACTGCAAGACCAGCAAGGTGAATTAGAGACTCCACGACCCTCTGCTCCTTCGCGAGGAGTTGTACTGGACAGAATTGCCGGTAAGAATGTGAAGGACTTTGCGGTTCCCGAAACGGAAACCAACGCCAGGGTCGGGGGGCCGGGATGTGTTCCACGGTTGATGGTTCAACGGGAAAGCTCTGCCCCCATCGCGGAAACTGCAAACATAACCATGGCGAAGCGCGTGATCGTCAATGAAGGACCGACCGAGCCCATAGCCCAGCTTCATACGGAGGGAACCATCAGCGCAGGTTTGACTGCCGCAACGAGAGGACCCGTTGCTGTGGTATCGAAACCGGAAACCAAGTGGTCTGAATCCAAGGCTGCCGGTGACGGCAGTTCCTCAGCTCGGCTGCAACAGAATGAAAACGTCGTTCAAGAATTCTTGAACAAATGGAAATCAGCCTGGGAGCAAAAGAACCTTGACAGATACATGAAAATGTATCATCCCGAATTCGAGCAGACTGGAATGGATTACGCCGGATTGCTCAAATCGAAGAAAAGTTTTTTCCGTAAGTATAAGACCATCCGAGTGGAAATCGATCGGGTGGAAATCAGGAAGGAGAACGGACGAACTCATGTAAAATTCGTCCAGACCTTCCAGGGAGACAGTTACCGTGATAAAGGTTGGAAAAACATGGTCCTGGCTGACGACAAAGATAAAAAGCTCCGGATCGTCTCAGAAGGATGGACCGCCCTATCGGAATCTGCCTCCGATTCCGGTTCCAAAACCTCGAACTAA
- the panC gene encoding pantoate--beta-alanine ligase produces the protein METLQTTTGMKEWSRNHLRQGRTIGFVPTMGYLHEGHLSLMRRARTENDLLVASIFVNPTQFGQNEDLDSYPRSPESDAAKCADIGVDALFTPTPREMYGPDFQTYVDVERVSGPLCGASRPGHFRGVATVVTKLFNIVGATAAYFGQKDYQQLQVITTMVRDLNMDVRIVPCPTLRESDGLAMSSRNSYLSPEERKQAVCLYQALNAADALFGRGEGNPQAYLSIMRDRVEQEPSAQIDYIELVDPRTLENLDHVDRSGALAILAVRIGKTRLIDNMLLGGV, from the coding sequence ATGGAAACCCTACAGACAACGACCGGTATGAAAGAATGGTCGCGTAACCATTTGCGCCAGGGACGGACCATCGGCTTTGTCCCCACCATGGGTTATCTGCATGAAGGACATCTCAGTCTCATGCGACGAGCGCGCACTGAGAACGACCTGTTGGTCGCGAGCATCTTCGTGAATCCCACTCAATTCGGACAAAACGAAGACCTGGACAGTTATCCGAGATCGCCCGAATCGGATGCGGCAAAATGCGCCGATATCGGCGTAGATGCGCTGTTTACGCCAACACCCAGAGAAATGTACGGCCCTGATTTTCAGACCTATGTGGACGTGGAGCGTGTCTCAGGGCCTTTATGCGGAGCGTCGAGACCCGGCCATTTCAGAGGGGTTGCGACGGTTGTAACCAAACTCTTTAATATCGTGGGCGCTACGGCTGCATACTTCGGCCAAAAAGACTATCAGCAGCTTCAAGTCATTACCACAATGGTGCGTGACCTGAATATGGATGTTCGAATAGTGCCATGCCCCACCCTGCGGGAATCGGACGGCCTCGCGATGAGTTCGAGGAATTCGTACCTTTCCCCGGAAGAGCGAAAACAGGCAGTGTGTCTCTATCAGGCATTGAACGCTGCCGATGCTCTTTTTGGAAGGGGTGAGGGAAACCCGCAGGCTTATCTCTCAATAATGCGTGATCGTGTGGAGCAAGAGCCTTCCGCGCAGATCGACTACATCGAGCTTGTCGATCCTCGTACGTTGGAAAATCTCGACCATGTCGACAGGTCGGGTGCTCTGGCAATCCTCGCGGTGCGTATAGGCAAGACTCGTTTGATTGACAACATGCTCCTTGGAGGAGTTTAA
- a CDS encoding M99 family carboxypeptidase catalytic domain-containing protein: MQPVQIFPVSKTSSGSPRNSHSIDAFGRIVLILLVCMQLICAGACIAETNHRVYFKGTDAELDVYTITGSLPGPTLLLLGGIQGDEPGGYLAADLYADISLKQGKMIVVPRANFLSIVENSRGVAGDMNRKFAGVSDSSDRDARVVEIIKELMKKSDFFLNLHDGSGFYAPKWESSERNPFRFGQSIIADASDHKRPDGKIIQMEKIVGRVLEKVNPQISSAEHVFRFNNHRTLSDDTKHKEQRLSATFHALTQVGIPAFAIETSKSVKDFSLRVRYQTMVVNAFLHEFGIIPDAPRIYLENPQLKYLIVSINGRAPIVVSGNDVLKVHEGDIIRIVHIEANYSRGLTAKVKNAAGKLNDVNRDIQITKNTDIQIKKDRFVIGNIPVEIMPGRPNSVAGIHFEPRVKHFSIRVNDRTFQIEPGEEFPLIRGDSIVLLEPQTNLPSDEEKSIRVDLRGFQAESSPYPTDDRGHRVNTSTDLQDKYGTVRGKSTIFPLQAKIGSRVIAESYIAVGEPQTEYMVLKVVNSGSFVIYPGDTLELPAHQVVTIEDIKTNIADKTPLFITMRGKTIRWDQKGSAGIDASKLSDKETPLDISRDGGHTIGRIWLKQGSGFRVFSKQSEPKELLVPARY; the protein is encoded by the coding sequence ATGCAACCAGTGCAGATTTTCCCCGTATCAAAGACGAGTTCCGGCTCACCTCGGAATTCGCATTCGATCGATGCGTTTGGGCGCATTGTGCTGATTCTTCTCGTATGCATGCAGCTTATTTGTGCGGGCGCTTGCATTGCCGAGACGAATCACCGGGTATATTTCAAGGGAACTGATGCTGAACTGGATGTCTACACCATTACCGGCAGCCTGCCCGGTCCCACCCTTCTGCTATTGGGCGGCATTCAGGGTGACGAGCCCGGCGGATACCTCGCTGCAGACCTTTATGCGGATATTTCCCTCAAACAGGGAAAAATGATTGTGGTCCCAAGGGCTAATTTTCTTTCCATCGTAGAAAACAGCCGGGGCGTAGCGGGTGACATGAATCGCAAATTCGCAGGAGTAAGCGATTCGTCGGATCGTGACGCCCGGGTTGTCGAAATCATAAAAGAGCTCATGAAGAAAAGCGATTTCTTCCTAAACCTGCACGACGGCTCGGGATTCTATGCTCCGAAATGGGAATCGTCCGAGCGAAACCCGTTTCGTTTCGGCCAGTCGATCATTGCTGATGCTTCCGATCACAAGCGCCCGGATGGCAAAATCATCCAGATGGAGAAGATCGTCGGTCGCGTGCTGGAAAAAGTGAATCCGCAAATATCGTCAGCGGAGCATGTGTTCCGGTTCAACAACCACCGAACCTTGAGCGATGACACTAAACACAAAGAACAGCGGCTGTCGGCAACATTCCACGCTCTTACCCAGGTCGGAATTCCGGCCTTCGCGATTGAAACATCCAAGAGTGTGAAGGACTTCAGTCTCCGGGTTCGTTATCAGACCATGGTGGTAAACGCATTTCTCCATGAATTCGGGATAATTCCCGATGCCCCCAGGATATATCTCGAGAATCCGCAACTCAAATATCTCATTGTCTCGATCAACGGCAGAGCTCCTATAGTGGTAAGCGGAAACGATGTGCTGAAGGTGCATGAGGGAGACATAATTAGAATCGTGCACATAGAGGCAAATTATTCTCGCGGATTAACTGCGAAAGTAAAAAACGCCGCGGGCAAACTCAACGACGTGAACCGCGATATCCAGATCACAAAGAACACCGACATACAGATCAAGAAAGACCGATTCGTCATCGGCAATATTCCTGTGGAAATAATGCCTGGCAGACCCAACTCTGTGGCAGGCATACACTTTGAGCCTCGAGTAAAGCATTTTTCTATTCGGGTAAACGATCGGACGTTTCAGATAGAACCGGGGGAGGAGTTTCCGCTGATCCGAGGGGATTCCATAGTCCTTCTGGAACCACAAACCAATCTTCCGTCGGATGAGGAAAAGTCGATCAGAGTAGATTTGCGGGGATTTCAGGCAGAATCTTCACCCTATCCCACAGACGACAGAGGCCACAGGGTGAACACTTCCACGGACCTCCAGGATAAGTACGGAACAGTACGCGGAAAATCCACGATATTTCCTCTCCAGGCGAAAATAGGTAGCAGAGTAATTGCCGAAAGCTATATTGCAGTGGGTGAGCCTCAAACCGAGTACATGGTCTTGAAAGTCGTGAATTCGGGAAGTTTCGTTATATATCCGGGCGATACCCTGGAACTACCGGCTCATCAGGTCGTCACCATAGAAGACATTAAGACGAATATCGCTGACAAAACCCCTCTTTTTATCACAATGCGGGGCAAAACCATAAGATGGGATCAGAAAGGTTCCGCTGGTATCGACGCTTCCAAACTGTCTGATAAGGAAACCCCACTGGATATCAGCCGGGACGGCGGACACACTATCGGCAGAATCTGGCTCAAGCAGGGAAGTGGATTCAGAGTCTTCTCAAAACAGAGCGAGCCAAAAGAATTACTCGTACCAGCCCGCTACTGA